A DNA window from Loxodonta africana isolate mLoxAfr1 chromosome 7, mLoxAfr1.hap2, whole genome shotgun sequence contains the following coding sequences:
- the LOC100655621 gene encoding olfactory receptor 5T3-like translates to MSVLPSGLDAHRIRLKNTTEVTMFILRGFTDNFELEVYLFLLFLAIYVFTLVGNLGLVLLVMVDSRLHNPLYYFLSALSFLDACYSSVITPKMLVNFLVENKTISFLGCETQMLLFSTFRTTESFLLAAMACDRYVAIYNPLLYSVNMSSRVYVSLIIASYVCGISHATLHTVATFSLSFCASNEIRHVFCDIPPLLAISCSDTHINQLLLFYMVGSVEIFTILIVLISYGFILKVILKARSAEGRRKIFSTCGSHLTGVSIYHGTILFMYVRPSSSYALDHDMIVSVICTIVIPMLNPIIYSLRNKDVKEAMKKCLREIGS, encoded by the coding sequence ATGTCAGTGTTGCCATCAGGACTGGATGCACACAGGATTCGGTTGAAGAACACCACTGAAGTCACCATGTTTATATTGCGGGGTTTTACAGACAACTTTGAGCTGGAAGTCTATCTCTTTTTACTATTTCTTGCAATCTATGTTTTTACTCTGGTGGGAAATTTAGGACTGGTTTTATTAGTCATGGTAGATTCCCGACTCCACAATCCCCTGTACTATTTTCTGAGTGCATTATCATTCTTGGATGCCTGCTATTCTTCAGTTATCACACCAAAAATGTTGGTCAATTTTCTGGTAGAGAATAAAACCATTTCATTCCTTGGATGTGAAACACAGATGCTGCTCTTTTCCACTTTTAGGACCACAGAATCTTTTCTCTTGGCAGCAATGGCATGTGATCGCTACGTAGCAATCTATAACCCACTTCTGTATTCAGTTAACATGTCATCCAGAGTCTATGTGTCACTCATCATTGCTTCTTATGTTTGTGGTATTTCACATGCTACTTTACACACAGTGGCAACTTTTAGCCTCTCCTTCTGTGCATCCAATGAAATCAGACATGTCTTTTGTGATATCCCTCCACTCCTTGCTATATCCTGTTCTGACACTCACATCAACCAACTTCTACTCTTCTACATGGTGGGTTCTGTTGAAATATTCACCATCCTGATTGTCTTGATCTCTTATGGTTTCATTTTAAAGGTCATTCTGAAGGCACGTTCTGCTGAAGGGAGGCGGAAAATATTTTCAACTTGTGGCTCTCACCTAACTGGAGTGTCAATTTACCATGGAACAATCCTCTTCATGTATGTGAGGCCAAGTTCCAGCTATGCTTTGGACCATGACATGATAGTGTCTGTAATCTGCACCATTGTGATTCCCATGCTGAATCCCATTATCTACAgtttgaggaacaaagatgtaaaagaagcaATGAAAAAATGTTTGAGAGAAATTGGTTCATAA